A window from Ignavibacteriota bacterium encodes these proteins:
- a CDS encoding DUF4199 family protein encodes MKKYLPALVAGFSAGVLHVVPIVKSLTCCLIIPIAAFFAITLAAKSENLTGNFNIKRGALLGFLTGLFAAFFGSFFDIFVTFLTRNNDILEAINELNVMVDNFPVAQEIKNEVINLMQEVAESIREKGFSALYTISVIFNNLIVDSIFGLIGGLVGTKYYNSKNSGIKL; translated from the coding sequence TTGAAAAAATATTTACCGGCTTTGGTTGCCGGATTTTCAGCTGGAGTTTTACATGTTGTACCAATTGTAAAATCATTAACGTGCTGTTTAATCATTCCAATCGCCGCTTTTTTTGCAATAACTTTGGCAGCAAAATCTGAAAATTTAACTGGAAATTTTAATATTAAAAGAGGCGCATTATTAGGATTTTTAACCGGATTGTTCGCAGCTTTTTTCGGAAGCTTTTTTGATATTTTCGTAACGTTTTTAACAAGAAACAATGATATTTTAGAAGCGATAAACGAATTAAACGTTATGGTTGATAATTTTCCAGTTGCACAAGAAATAAAAAATGAAGTTATTAATTTGATGCAAGAAGTGGCTGAATCTATTAGAGAAAAAGGATTTTCTGCACTTTATACAATATCGGTAATTTTTAATAATTTGATTGTAGATTCAATATTTGGTTTGATTGGCGGATTGGTTGGAACGAAATATTATAATTCAAAAAACTCCGGGATAAAATTATGA
- a CDS encoding SPOR domain-containing protein yields the protein MDKQILEQKFAEILGINESESSFAFNKFKEKIVENLFVGDALKVKDLGVFQIKEQLNDESNKLSIRKKTLLFSPVQSLSSDDSLFLTLDIQQKFGDAIEFDEGIFQLGIGKAMIKLDENQDSENVDQRALEIENKIDELIRTSERIQNYDIWEDYLEGKESKSILDDEDIKDELDSYFDDDLDVKSKQLFENDFEELNEDEIFKEIMNDEKLENKDLDEITNDEKLNEKIKIDLEQETIEESLDKENSKIELDEFENISEITNKEIPTFTDETLEKFPNEEIKVEINEPEIPNEFENNFNEKIYDDIEEINKEIVSEKNVIDEIIQNTVAEEKTADENLISDIIDNQDKSETDMRTKIPKRRNKTLVNFLIGIFLLIAAVGIYFLFFANPTWLYDEHEVEVALAEKNEEILNSTEEEIPIDSVSLESTTLPNIPSDSTVNNNLDEKKELIVEAEKKVEEKNNSPITKVEQKSENKIDKAKTNISKNESQKLANIKSEIKDIDPNENEVTDNIFSNGTSFSVQVSSWKQKTIAEREANKLVSKGFSAYVVKVFIPKFNGYWHRVRIGPYSTLEEAKKNQSKL from the coding sequence ATGGATAAACAAATATTAGAACAAAAGTTTGCAGAAATTTTGGGAATAAATGAAAGCGAAAGCAGTTTCGCTTTTAATAAATTCAAAGAAAAAATTGTTGAAAATCTTTTTGTTGGTGATGCACTAAAAGTAAAAGATTTGGGTGTGTTTCAGATCAAAGAGCAATTAAATGATGAATCCAACAAACTTAGTATTAGAAAAAAAACACTATTATTTTCTCCGGTTCAATCTCTTTCCTCTGATGATTCACTTTTTCTCACATTAGATATTCAACAAAAATTTGGTGATGCAATAGAATTTGATGAAGGAATTTTTCAATTGGGAATTGGCAAGGCAATGATAAAACTTGATGAAAATCAAGATAGCGAAAATGTTGATCAAAGAGCTTTAGAAATTGAAAATAAAATAGATGAACTCATTAGAACTTCCGAAAGAATACAAAATTATGATATTTGGGAAGATTATTTAGAAGGTAAAGAAAGCAAAAGTATTCTTGATGATGAAGATATTAAAGATGAATTGGATTCATATTTTGATGATGATTTAGATGTCAAATCAAAACAGCTTTTTGAAAATGATTTTGAAGAACTTAACGAAGATGAAATATTTAAAGAAATTATGAATGATGAAAAATTAGAAAATAAAGATTTAGATGAAATAACGAATGACGAAAAATTAAATGAAAAAATAAAAATTGATTTGGAACAAGAAACTATTGAAGAATCTTTGGATAAAGAGAATTCCAAAATAGAACTTGACGAATTTGAAAATATTTCTGAAATAACAAATAAAGAAATTCCAACTTTTACAGATGAAACATTAGAGAAATTTCCAAATGAAGAAATCAAAGTAGAAATAAACGAACCGGAAATTCCTAATGAATTTGAAAATAATTTTAATGAAAAAATATATGATGATATTGAAGAAATAAATAAAGAAATAGTTTCGGAAAAAAATGTAATCGATGAAATTATACAAAATACAGTTGCAGAAGAAAAAACTGCTGATGAAAATTTAATTTCGGATATAATTGATAATCAAGATAAAAGTGAAACAGATATGAGAACAAAAATTCCAAAAAGAAGAAATAAGACATTAGTTAATTTTTTAATTGGAATATTTCTTTTAATTGCAGCTGTTGGAATTTACTTTTTATTTTTTGCAAACCCAACTTGGCTTTATGATGAACACGAAGTTGAAGTTGCATTAGCAGAAAAGAATGAAGAGATTTTAAATAGTACAGAAGAAGAAATTCCAATTGATAGTGTAAGTTTAGAATCAACAACTCTACCAAATATTCCTTCTGATTCTACAGTTAATAATAATTTAGATGAAAAAAAAGAATTGATTGTTGAAGCTGAAAAAAAAGTCGAAGAAAAAAATAATTCGCCGATTACAAAAGTTGAACAAAAATCTGAAAATAAAATTGATAAAGCTAAAACAAATATTAGTAAGAATGAATCGCAAAAATTAGCAAATATTAAATCTGAAATTAAAGATATTGATCCGAATGAAAATGAAGTTACTGATAATATTTTTTCAAACGGTACAAGTTTTTCTGTACAAGTTTCATCTTGGAAACAGAAAACAATTGCAGAAAGAGAAGCGAATAAATTAGTAAGTAAAGGTTTCAGCGCATATGTTGTAAAAGTGTTTATCCCTAAATTTAATGGATATTGGCACAGAGTTAGAATCGGTCCGTACTCAACATTAGAAGAAGCAAAAAAAAATCAGTCAAAATTATAA
- a CDS encoding periplasmic heavy metal sensor — translation MKKIIMLILIATMVLSQASDFYAQGPKRVKDRFLGVKKLNLTEEQKKKFDQIQFNHDEKIIDIQAKLKKNRLEIQKLFKSENFSENEFVNLTQNANKLKNELSDLRTKMWLDVYKILDKNQKVEWQNHFADMPDEFRERAREFRKMRKFDGEREMGKLMPPPPNEENEEDEHEDEN, via the coding sequence ATGAAAAAAATAATAATGTTAATTTTAATTGCAACAATGGTTTTATCGCAAGCAAGTGATTTTTATGCACAAGGTCCCAAAAGAGTAAAAGACCGTTTTCTTGGAGTTAAAAAATTAAATCTTACTGAAGAACAAAAGAAAAAATTTGATCAAATTCAATTTAATCATGATGAAAAAATTATTGATATTCAAGCAAAGTTAAAAAAGAATAGATTGGAAATTCAGAAATTATTTAAATCTGAAAATTTTAGCGAAAATGAATTTGTAAACTTAACTCAAAATGCAAATAAATTAAAAAATGAATTATCTGATTTAAGAACAAAAATGTGGCTGGATGTATATAAAATTCTTGATAAGAATCAAAAAGTTGAGTGGCAAAATCACTTTGCTGATATGCCTGATGAATTTAGAGAACGTGCGCGAGAATTTAGAAAAATGAGAAAGTTTGATGGTGAAAGAGAAATGGGAAAATTAATGCCTCCTCCGCCAAATGAGGAAAATGAAGAAGATGAACATGAAGACGAAAATTAA
- a CDS encoding NHL repeat-containing protein, translating to MKIIIALFVLHSISISQSLQFVDDFGNFENASAFDIDLSNNFFVADIKSNTISKFDSTGKLLNSIGGFGWENSTFDEPIDLVTNTLSLYVADKNNNRIQRFDKDLNFLSEYSGKNSQNEIEFGYPICIEISNIGDLFILDSDNNKILKFNLTGEFLQEIGGNDAGNFAINNPVSLTIDDLNNLFILDEETIKVFDQYGNDLFYFKINSEAEKIKIVENNLAFISKNQIEIFDLSEKKTISKFLNFPNLNDEKIVDAEILENHLIVLTQHRLIKYFIIK from the coding sequence ATGAAAATAATTATTGCACTTTTTGTTTTGCATTCAATTTCTATTTCTCAATCATTGCAATTTGTAGATGATTTTGGAAATTTTGAAAATGCTTCTGCGTTTGATATTGATTTATCAAACAATTTTTTTGTTGCAGATATTAAGTCAAATACGATTTCAAAATTTGATTCAACCGGAAAATTATTAAATTCAATCGGCGGATTTGGCTGGGAAAATTCCACATTTGATGAACCTATAGATTTAGTTACAAATACTTTAAGTTTATATGTTGCCGATAAAAACAATAATAGAATTCAAAGGTTTGATAAAGATTTAAATTTTCTTTCTGAATATTCCGGCAAAAATTCTCAAAATGAAATTGAGTTTGGTTACCCAATTTGTATTGAAATTTCTAACATTGGTGATTTATTTATTTTAGATTCCGATAATAACAAAATTTTGAAATTCAATTTAACCGGGGAATTTCTTCAAGAAATTGGCGGTAACGATGCCGGAAATTTTGCAATAAATAATCCGGTAAGTTTAACAATTGATGATTTGAATAATTTGTTCATTCTTGATGAAGAAACAATTAAAGTTTTTGATCAATATGGAAATGATCTTTTCTATTTTAAAATAAATTCTGAAGCTGAAAAAATAAAAATTGTTGAAAATAATTTAGCTTTTATCAGTAAAAATCAAATTGAAATTTTCGATCTTTCAGAAAAAAAAACAATTAGTAAATTTTTAAACTTCCCAAATTTGAATGATGAAAAAATTGTAGATGCTGAAATATTGGAAAATCATTTAATTGTTTTAACTCAACACCGGCTTATAAAATATTTTATTATTAAATAA
- a CDS encoding sigma-70 family RNA polymerase sigma factor: protein MADEKEFELVNNFINGDEKSFNKIVNEYQKLIYWNARRMLGNHYDADEITQQVIIVLYNKLKTFKFNSSLKTWIYKITLTRSLNLIKKNKVKSFFNLEDPIANVKNENDIIKNFEDKEKLEKLNSVLNELPIKQKEVFILRKFDELSYEEISEITGKSIGGLKANYFHALNKILTKLEDYE from the coding sequence ATGGCTGATGAAAAAGAATTTGAACTCGTTAATAATTTCATAAATGGAGATGAAAAATCATTTAATAAAATTGTTAATGAGTATCAAAAATTAATTTATTGGAATGCGCGAAGAATGCTGGGGAATCATTATGATGCCGATGAAATAACTCAGCAAGTAATAATTGTTCTTTATAATAAATTGAAAACTTTCAAATTTAATTCCTCGTTAAAAACGTGGATTTATAAAATCACTTTAACAAGAAGTTTAAATTTGATAAAAAAAAATAAAGTAAAAAGTTTTTTTAATTTGGAAGATCCAATTGCAAATGTAAAAAATGAAAATGATATTATTAAAAATTTTGAAGACAAAGAAAAATTAGAAAAATTAAACTCAGTTTTAAATGAATTGCCGATTAAACAAAAAGAAGTTTTTATTCTTAGAAAATTTGATGAATTGAGTTATGAAGAAATTTCTGAAATAACCGGAAAAAGTATTGGCGGATTAAAAGCAAATTATTTTCACGCGTTAAATAAAATTTTAACTAAGCTGGAAGATTATGAATAA
- a CDS encoding energy transducer TonB, which translates to MKNRKNPYLFSIAVHLILLMILYFIKINSEPAEEEFVTIGFGSIGNLSSAGVRAENPTEEKQIKEPEKQQTVKEEIVKKVELPKVQNPDETNNVVVSADKKQNDKVTKPEEVEPIPTKEEEAGNGTEETGEGDASFGFEIDFGGKGKRKIYSYSLPPYPEGVSKEIDVKLKFTILSDGSVGRILPLIKADSKLELAAINSLRQWRFEPLPERAKNIEQTAVIIFPFRLR; encoded by the coding sequence TTGAAAAATAGAAAAAATCCATATTTATTTTCAATTGCAGTTCATTTGATTTTACTAATGATTTTATATTTCATTAAAATCAATTCAGAACCAGCTGAAGAAGAATTTGTTACAATTGGATTTGGATCAATTGGGAATTTAAGTTCAGCCGGAGTTCGTGCGGAAAATCCTACAGAAGAAAAGCAAATTAAAGAACCAGAAAAACAACAAACAGTAAAAGAAGAAATTGTAAAAAAAGTTGAATTACCAAAAGTTCAAAATCCGGATGAAACTAATAATGTTGTTGTAAGTGCAGATAAAAAACAAAATGATAAAGTAACAAAGCCGGAGGAAGTTGAACCAATTCCAACCAAGGAAGAAGAAGCTGGAAATGGTACGGAAGAAACTGGTGAAGGTGATGCAAGTTTTGGATTTGAAATTGATTTCGGCGGAAAAGGTAAAAGAAAAATTTATAGTTATTCGCTGCCGCCATATCCAGAAGGTGTTTCCAAAGAAATTGATGTTAAACTAAAATTTACAATTCTTTCTGATGGAAGTGTTGGAAGAATTTTACCACTTATAAAAGCCGATTCAAAATTGGAATTGGCAGCAATAAATTCTTTACGACAATGGAGATTTGAACCGCTTCCGGAGAGAGCAAAAAATATTGAACAAACTGCCGTAATTATTTTTCCGTTTAGACTTAGGTAG
- a CDS encoding biopolymer transporter ExbD, which translates to MKFEMKEKPLSAFNFSSLTDIVFLLLIFFLLSSQFVIQTGVKVQLPASKMNEQSMSTKLIVSITEEKEVYVGSEKTDIASVALKLGDLMKDITENNLVIRADKTVDIDLVIQVIDAAKAVGIEKFTIETEKQSF; encoded by the coding sequence ATGAAATTTGAAATGAAAGAAAAACCCTTAAGCGCATTTAACTTTTCATCATTAACGGATATAGTTTTTTTACTTTTAATATTCTTCTTACTTTCTTCACAATTTGTAATTCAAACCGGAGTAAAAGTACAACTGCCGGCTTCAAAAATGAATGAACAAAGTATGTCAACAAAATTAATTGTATCAATTACAGAAGAAAAAGAAGTTTATGTTGGAAGTGAAAAAACTGATATTGCTTCGGTTGCGTTAAAATTAGGTGATTTAATGAAAGATATTACAGAAAATAATTTAGTAATTCGTGCTGATAAAACTGTTGATATTGATTTAGTAATTCAAGTTATTGATGCCGCAAAAGCTGTTGGAATAGAAAAATTTACAATTGAAACTGAGAAACAATCATTTTGA
- a CDS encoding tetratricopeptide repeat protein, with translation MKKMIKILITLLFTFVTVFAQEAEMNVDAAKLYNEGNKQMKAGNFAGALENYNKALDIDKDYRIYYQMSSVYKKQRNFEKAEDALKKCIAANSKFATAYNAMGTNYYAWGKYDLAIENFKKFKEMNKEKKFQEQAAKYIGLAYTKLGEDALKDKNYEKASEHLQNAVANYNYDAAYLKLADLYIETAKYDDALKAADNAINHREAKSEVPKGAAYFYKAMAFKGLNQVEKAKENFKIASADKQYKDRSNHELKYLN, from the coding sequence ATGAAGAAAATGATTAAAATCCTAATTACTCTACTGTTTACTTTTGTTACTGTTTTTGCCCAAGAAGCAGAAATGAATGTAGATGCTGCAAAACTCTATAATGAGGGCAATAAACAAATGAAAGCTGGAAATTTTGCTGGAGCTTTAGAAAATTATAATAAGGCATTGGATATTGATAAAGATTATAGAATATATTATCAGATGAGTTCTGTTTATAAAAAACAAAGAAATTTTGAAAAAGCTGAAGATGCATTAAAAAAATGTATAGCTGCAAATTCAAAATTTGCTACAGCGTATAATGCTATGGGAACAAATTATTATGCCTGGGGCAAATATGATTTAGCTATTGAAAATTTCAAAAAATTTAAGGAAATGAATAAAGAAAAGAAATTTCAAGAACAAGCTGCAAAATATATTGGTTTAGCTTATACAAAATTAGGTGAAGATGCTCTAAAAGATAAAAATTATGAAAAAGCTTCCGAACATTTACAAAATGCTGTTGCAAATTATAATTATGATGCCGCTTACTTAAAATTAGCCGATTTATACATTGAAACAGCCAAATATGATGATGCTCTTAAAGCTGCAGATAATGCAATTAATCATAGAGAAGCAAAATCTGAAGTTCCAAAAGGTGCTGCATATTTTTACAAAGCAATGGCATTTAAAGGATTAAATCAAGTAGAAAAAGCTAAAGAGAATTTCAAAATTGCAAGTGCTGATAAACAATATAAAGATAGAAGCAATCACGAATTAAAATATCTTAATTAA
- a CDS encoding DUF2085 domain-containing protein encodes MAELFLDTFPAIFYIFPFLKYNYTIVCHTQSEKLINYFGYHTLVCARCSGIYFGSLFSIILILFRIEKSVSTKQLFIFSIPLFLDVIFTSFGIYSYIHLISFITGLLLGSVGFSYIHKQILLLFIKHQG; translated from the coding sequence TTGGCAGAATTATTTTTAGATACTTTCCCAGCAATATTTTACATTTTCCCATTTTTAAAATATAATTACACAATTGTCTGTCATACACAATCAGAAAAATTAATTAACTATTTTGGTTATCATACTTTGGTTTGCGCAAGATGTTCCGGAATTTATTTCGGAAGTTTATTTAGTATAATTTTAATTTTATTTAGAATTGAGAAATCCGTTTCCACAAAACAATTATTTATTTTTTCAATTCCTCTTTTTCTTGACGTAATTTTTACATCTTTTGGAATTTATTCCTACATTCATTTAATTTCTTTTATAACCGGTTTACTTTTAGGTTCCGTCGGTTTTTCATATATTCACAAGCAAATTTTACTTTTATTCATAAAACATCAAGGATGA
- a CDS encoding tetratricopeptide repeat protein: MKNSIKLLIVISLFSSYQFAQQDISFYSDGMKHFHSEDYSRAISDFNQFICQSEVDENLLSSAKLYIGESLLGLEQFDGAIAQFEEFVEKYPTSNLRELALYRLGNLYFDKKLYDKSRDNLVILVNKYPNSEYSGSSYHLIGETFIEENDLNKAEQFFSSAVNSKYNNKFVDHSIFSLANVYEKKGEYLKAVEYYDKLLGFHRNSELAAQSQYRIGVCYFELKEYDNAILELSDPLIEELEIDDKNYSDYILANSFYRLKEFNNASEAYKRILNNSPSDDMLNKIRYGLAWINFQQGDYESAYKLFNSLSNSKDDSIAIKSFYWSGESKRYEGDYNESIEIHKKFAEKYPNHPLAQRVKLNIGISKFSEKSFDESEESLLQSLKNSDPFTRSKSYTLLGEISLRRKDYAKAKEYFQYGLNISQIPIQLKDRCHLGLGVSNFYLKNNNEALKNFNSINESETEIEKSKLHFYRAETNFMLENYSKSLSDYNRINIEDEQFANDVIYGKGYSYFNLTDFSKAAYYFNEFIKNASGDKRFNECQLRLADCYYAQKDFIKAGNYYQRALINSAEFSNDERAFFNYGQSLFKSGDSENAIKVLEQIQNKFSSSNYADDSQYLIGWINFQQNEFEEAIYHYNLLFEKYPQSTLLPIALYSIGDAYFNQGEYDDAVSNYNKVISQYPNTPYVYDAVNGIQYCYVVQDKQDEAISYLKNFINEHQGYEYIDKIQMKIGEIYYSSGQYEPAILEYEKVVNNYPQSASVPQAYYWMGKSSGLLNNPDKAIPYFEYVKNNSLNSEEGFNSVLELGNIYRTQNNSAEEISLYDEVLSKIGDTKRISELKLAKAQSYIANNQIPSAFQALQEIVDSKDGSLFYHKAEIELGILELARNNYEYSLNLFKNVSESRKDDIAAQAMYYVGLNYFQQKKIPEAITELIKLRSVYNMYDEWYTKSLLLLGDCYVANNDKTNAAEMYKAVLKRHKKNQFAQEANEKLKQL, encoded by the coding sequence ATGAAAAATTCAATCAAACTGCTTATTGTAATTTCGTTATTTTCATCTTACCAATTTGCTCAACAAGATATTTCATTTTACTCAGATGGAATGAAACATTTTCATAGTGAAGATTATTCACGCGCTATTTCAGATTTCAATCAATTTATATGTCAATCAGAAGTCGATGAAAATTTGTTATCAAGTGCCAAATTGTATATTGGCGAAAGTTTATTAGGTTTGGAACAATTTGACGGTGCAATTGCACAATTTGAAGAATTTGTTGAAAAATATCCGACATCAAATTTAAGAGAATTAGCACTTTATAGATTGGGTAATCTTTATTTTGATAAAAAATTGTATGATAAAAGTCGAGATAATTTAGTAATTCTTGTAAATAAATATCCCAACTCGGAATATTCCGGTTCTTCATATCATTTAATAGGTGAAACTTTTATTGAAGAAAACGATTTGAACAAAGCCGAGCAATTTTTTAGTTCAGCTGTAAATTCTAAATATAATAATAAGTTTGTAGACCACAGTATTTTTTCATTAGCGAATGTTTATGAAAAAAAAGGAGAATATCTAAAAGCTGTTGAATATTACGATAAACTTTTAGGATTTCATAGAAACAGCGAATTAGCGGCACAATCTCAATATAGAATTGGTGTTTGCTATTTTGAACTTAAGGAATATGATAACGCAATTTTGGAATTATCAGATCCGTTAATAGAAGAATTGGAAATTGATGATAAAAATTACTCCGATTATATTTTGGCAAATTCGTTTTACAGATTAAAAGAATTTAATAATGCTTCGGAAGCATATAAAAGAATTTTGAATAATTCGCCTTCTGATGATATGTTGAATAAAATTAGATATGGTTTAGCATGGATTAATTTTCAGCAAGGCGATTATGAAAGTGCATACAAACTTTTTAATTCGCTATCAAACAGCAAAGATGATTCAATAGCAATTAAATCTTTTTATTGGAGCGGCGAATCAAAACGATATGAAGGTGATTATAATGAATCTATAGAAATTCATAAAAAATTTGCAGAAAAATATCCGAATCATCCGCTTGCGCAAAGAGTTAAACTAAATATTGGAATTAGTAAATTCAGTGAGAAAAGTTTTGATGAATCAGAAGAATCATTACTACAATCATTAAAAAATTCCGATCCATTTACTCGTTCAAAATCATATACACTTTTGGGTGAAATAAGTCTTCGAAGAAAAGATTATGCAAAAGCTAAAGAATATTTTCAATACGGATTAAACATTTCTCAAATTCCAATTCAGTTAAAAGACCGATGCCATTTGGGTTTGGGTGTTTCTAATTTTTATTTGAAAAATAATAATGAAGCTTTGAAGAATTTTAATTCAATTAACGAAAGTGAAACTGAAATTGAGAAAAGTAAATTACATTTCTATCGTGCAGAAACAAACTTTATGCTTGAAAATTATTCAAAATCACTTTCTGATTACAACAGAATTAATATTGAAGATGAACAATTTGCTAATGATGTAATTTATGGTAAAGGTTATTCATATTTTAATTTAACGGATTTTTCCAAAGCTGCATATTATTTTAATGAATTTATTAAAAATGCGTCAGGAGATAAACGATTTAATGAATGTCAGTTAAGATTAGCTGATTGCTATTATGCACAAAAAGATTTCATCAAAGCGGGAAATTATTATCAAAGAGCTTTAATAAATTCGGCTGAGTTTAGTAATGATGAAAGAGCATTTTTTAATTATGGACAAAGTTTATTCAAATCCGGTGATTCCGAAAATGCTATTAAAGTTTTAGAACAAATTCAAAATAAATTTTCGTCTTCAAACTATGCTGATGATTCACAATATTTAATTGGATGGATTAATTTTCAGCAAAATGAATTTGAAGAAGCAATATATCATTACAATTTATTATTTGAAAAATATCCCCAATCAACTTTACTGCCAATTGCACTTTATTCAATCGGCGATGCTTATTTCAATCAAGGTGAATATGATGATGCTGTTTCAAATTATAATAAAGTAATTTCACAATATCCTAATACACCGTATGTTTATGATGCTGTTAATGGAATTCAATATTGTTATGTTGTTCAGGATAAGCAAGATGAAGCAATAAGTTATTTAAAAAATTTTATTAATGAGCATCAAGGATATGAATACATTGATAAAATTCAGATGAAAATTGGTGAAATTTATTACAGTTCCGGTCAATATGAACCAGCAATTCTTGAATATGAAAAAGTAGTAAATAATTATCCGCAAAGTGCATCTGTTCCGCAAGCTTATTATTGGATGGGAAAAAGTTCAGGATTGTTAAATAATCCAGATAAAGCAATTCCATATTTTGAGTATGTTAAAAATAATTCCTTAAATTCTGAAGAAGGATTTAATTCTGTTTTAGAACTTGGAAATATTTATAGAACGCAAAATAATTCTGCTGAAGAAATTAGTTTATATGACGAAGTTTTAAGTAAGATTGGCGATACAAAAAGAATTTCGGAATTAAAATTAGCAAAAGCACAAAGCTATATTGCTAACAACCAAATTCCATCGGCATTTCAAGCATTGCAAGAAATTGTTGATAGTAAAGATGGTTCACTATTTTACCACAAAGCGGAAATTGAATTGGGAATTTTAGAACTCGCAAGAAATAATTACGAATATTCCCTCAATTTATTTAAAAATGTTTCAGAAAGTAGAAAAGATGATATTGCTGCACAAGCAATGTATTATGTTGGTTTAAATTATTTTCAACAAAAGAAAATTCCCGAAGCAATTACCGAATTAATAAAATTGCGTTCTGTCTATAATATGTATGATGAATGGTATACAAAATCATTGTTGCTGCTTGGTGATTGTTATGTTGCAAATAATGATAAAACAAATGCAGCAGAAATGTATAAAGCAGTTTTGAAACGTCACAAAAAAAATCAATTTGCTCAAGAAGCTAATGAGAAATTAAAACAATTATGA
- a CDS encoding MotA/TolQ/ExbB proton channel family protein gives MSILSMLSKGGWLMIPLFISSIIAVGIIIERYIVIKKSKLNVPAFLVKIRGMLIKEDISGAISYCIEEKSPAANIIKSGLKKYHLGHERVKESIENAGRQEVAKLEKGLSMVATISGIAPLLGFLGTVTGMIQAFMRIQDLQGSANPSDLAGGIWEALITTAVGLAIGIIALAFYNYLTTGISKLILDMEVVTNDVLDIIEETSRGNKVIQEDIEIEL, from the coding sequence ATGTCAATATTATCAATGCTATCAAAAGGCGGATGGTTAATGATTCCGCTGTTCATTAGTTCAATAATTGCAGTGGGAATTATTATTGAAAGATATATTGTAATAAAAAAATCAAAGTTAAATGTTCCGGCATTTTTAGTTAAAATTAGAGGAATGTTAATTAAAGAAGATATTTCCGGGGCAATTAGTTATTGCATCGAAGAAAAATCTCCGGCTGCAAATATTATTAAAAGTGGATTGAAAAAATATCATTTGGGTCATGAGAGAGTAAAGGAATCAATTGAAAATGCCGGTAGACAAGAAGTAGCAAAATTGGAAAAAGGTTTATCGATGGTTGCAACTATTTCCGGAATTGCACCTTTGTTGGGATTTTTAGGAACAGTAACGGGAATGATTCAAGCATTTATGAGAATTCAAGATTTACAAGGTTCTGCAAACCCAAGTGATTTGGCCGGTGGAATTTGGGAAGCATTAATTACTACAGCTGTAGGTTTGGCAATAGGAATTATTGCATTAGCTTTCTATAATTATTTAACAACCGGAATTAGTAAATTAATTCTTGATATGGAAGTTGTAACAAATGATGTACTTGATATTATTGAAGAAACAAGCCGCGGTAACAAAGTGATTCAAGAAGATATTGAAATAGAATTATAG